A stretch of Gossypium hirsutum isolate 1008001.06 chromosome A06, Gossypium_hirsutum_v2.1, whole genome shotgun sequence DNA encodes these proteins:
- the LOC107962920 gene encoding protein FAR1-RELATED SEQUENCE 6 codes for MEEVCLNSEPVFDMVDEYEGEGDCSAVEHDDETGSKHSKKEPPLPTIGLEFDSFDEAYDYYNIYAKEQGFGIRVSNSWFRTKKKERYRAKLSCSSAGFKKKSEANNPRPETRTGCPAMVVIRLVDSKRWRIVEVELEHNHQVSPQIKRFYKSHKKMILAARKARPPAEPVTEIHTIKLYRTAAMDAVSNGFSNVSEREGIHQPDHSKHLELKEGDAYAVYNFFCRMKLTNPNFFYLMDFDDDSWLKNVFWADARSRAAYGYFSDTVAIDTTCLTSKYELPLISFVGVNHHGQSVLLGCGFLGHKSVEYFVWIFRAWLKCMLGHQPQVIVTDQCKPLQIAVSEVFPKARHCFCLWYIMQRVPEKLGGLRGFEEIKRQLNKAVYNSLKIIEFETSWTEMIKKHGLGDNKWLQTLYEERKQWVPVYLKDTFFSGMIPIRENESLNAFFDGYVHKHTSFKEFVDKYDLALYRKHLKEATADVQSKNSSFELKTRCNFEVQLSKAYTKEIFDKFQSEVEGMYSCFNTRQVTANGPIVTYIVKERVEIEGNEKEVRSYEVLFETNQVDIRCICSLFNYKGYLCRHALNVLNYNGVEEVPSRYILRRWCKDFKFQHVDRGSTDIDVYSPVYRQSHFHNYAVPIVEGGAQSEEQYKIALHELQELLNKFNLVDDSLV; via the coding sequence ATGGAAGAAGTTTGCCTCAATAGCGAGCCGGTATTTGATATGGTTGATGAGTATGAGGGTGAGGGAGACTGCAGTGCCGTGGAACATGATGATGAAACTGGTTCAAAACATTCAAAGAAAGAACCACCTCTGCCGACCATTGGTTTGGAGTTCGATTCTTTCGATGAAGCTTATGACTATTACAATATCTATGCTAAGGAACAGGGTTTTGGCATCAGAGTTAGCAATTCGTGGTTTAGAACCAAAAAGAAAGAGCGCTATAGAGCAAAACTTAGCTGCAGTAGTGCAGGTTTTAAGAAAAAGAGTGAAGCCAACAACCCGAGACCCGAAACAAGAACCGGTTGTCCTGCAATGGTAGTCATTAGGCTTGTGGACTCTAAAAGGTGGAGAATAGTTGAAGTCGAGCTTGAACACAATCACCAGGTGAGTCCACAGATCAAAAGGTTTTACAAGTCCCATAAGAAAATGATTCTTGCAGCCAGAAAGGCACGACCGCCAGCAGAACCTGTAACAGAAATACATACCATCAAGTTATATCGAACTGCTGCCATGGATGCTGTGTCTAATGGATTCTCAAATGTTTCTGAAAGAGAGGGTATTCATCAACCAGATCACTCTAAACATCTGGAACTTAAAGAGGGCGACGCATATGCTGTTTATAATTTCTTCTGTCGCATGAAGTTGACTAATCCGAATTTCTTTTACTTGATGGATTTTGATGACGACAGTTGGTTGAAGAATGTCTTCTGGGCAGATGCTAGGTCCAGGGCCGCTTATGGTTATTTTTCCGACACCGTTGCAATTGACACAACATGCTTGACAAGTAAATATGAACTACCCTTGATTTCTTTTGTCGGAGTGAACCATCACGGGCAATCAGTGTTATTGGGATGTGGCTTCCTTGGACACAAGTCAGTGGAGTACTTTGTCTGGATTTTTAGAGCATGGCTTAAATGCATGCTAGGGCACCAACCACAGGTTATTGTTACGGACCAGTGCAAACCCTTGCAAATTGCTGTTTCCGAGGTTTTCCCGAAGGCTCGTCATTGTTTTTGTTTGTGGTATATCATGCAGAGAGTTCCAGAGAAGTTGGGAGGATTGAGAGGATTTGAAGAAATCAAAAGGCAGTTGAATAAAGCTGTCTATAACTCCTTAAAGATAATCGAGTTCGAAACTTCCTGGACCGAAATGATCAAGAAGCACGGACTTGGCGATAACAAGTGGCTCCAAACTTTGTACGAAGAAAGGAAGCAATGGGTACCGGTTTACCTAAAGGATACATTTTTTTCCGGAATGATCCCAATTCGAGAAAACGAGAGTTTAAATGCATTTTTCGATGGTTATGTACATAAGCATACATCTTTCAAGGAATTTGTTGACAAGTATGATTTAGCTCTTTATAGGAAACACCTAAAAGAAGCCACAGCAGATGTGCAGTCAAAAAACTCAAGCTTTGAATTAAAAACAAGATGCAATTTCGAGGTCCAGCTCTCTAAAGCGTACACAAAAGAAATCTTCGATAAGTTCCAATCCGAAGTTGAGGGGATGTACTCTTGCTTCAACACAAGGCAGGTGACTGCAAACGGGCCAATAGTAACATACATTGTTAAAGAAAGAGTCgaaattgaaggaaatgagaaggaGGTTAGGAGTTACGAAGTTTTGTTTGAGACTAATCAGGTCGATATCCGATGCATATGCAGTTTATTCAACTACAAAGGTTATTTATGCAGGCATGCTTTGAACGTTCTTAATTATAATGGTGTTGAAGAAGTTCCCTCGCGCTACATACTGCGTCGTTGGTGTAAAGATTTCAAGTTTCAGCATGTCGATCGAGGCTCCACTGACATTGATGTGTATAGCCCGGTTTATCGGCAAAGTCACTTTCATAACTATGCAGTACCGATTGTAGAAGGGGGAGCACAATCTGAGGAACAGTATAAGATCGCACTGCATGAATTGCAGGaattattaaacaaatttaatcttgTAGATGACAGCTTAGTATAA